TGGGCCATGTCCGCATGATGAGCGCCGTTCAGCCGTTCATCTCGGGCGCGATCAGCAAGACCGTGAACCTGCCGAACGACGCGACGGTGGACGAGGTCCGCGACATCTACAGCGAGTCGTGGAAGCTCGGGATCAAGGCCGTGGCGCTGTATCGCGACGGCTGCAAGATGAGCCAGCCGCTCAGCACGGCGAAGAAGAAGACCGAGCCGGAGGCCGCGGGCCAGCCGCTGGCCGACGAGGGACCGGCCAAGCTCCACCGCCGCCGCCTGCCCAAGCGCCGCCACGGTTTCACGCAGGAGGCGCGCATCGCCGGGCACAAGGTGTTCCTGCGCACCGGCGAGTACGAGGACGGCACGATCGGCGAGATCTTCATTGACATGCACAAGGAGGGCGCCGCCTTCCGAAGCATGATGAACTGCTTCGCCATCGCGGTCTCCATGGGCCTGCAGTACGGCGTGCCCCTGGAGGACCTCGTGGACCAGTTCTGCTTCACGCGCTTCGAGCCGCACGGGCGCGTCGAGGGCCACGACAACATCAAGGTCTCGACCAGCGTGATTGATTACGTGTTCCGGGTGCTCGGCTTCGAGTACCTGAACCGCACCGATCTCGCGCACGTCATCGAGACCGCGCCGAGCGGCGAGGTGCTGCAGCCGCGCCAGCACGCCGTGGACGTGCCGGTCGGCCGCGAGCACCGCGTCACGCGGGCGCCTGCGGGCCCGGCGGGCGGAGCGGGCGCGCCGCGGCCCGTGCGGGCGGCGGAACACGCCGGCGAGGTCACGACGGTGGCGATGCAGGAGGCCACCCGCAAGTTCAAGGGCGACGCGCCGGCCTGCGACAACTGCGGGCACATCACGATCCGCAACGGCACCTGCTACAAGTGCGTGAACTGCGGCAACTCGCAGGGCTGCAGCTGAGACCGGGACAACGAGTCGCCGCATGACCGCGGGCGGGGCCGGCAACGGCCCCGCCCGGCGTGTTCACGGTACCGGTCGCGTCCGCCGCGTCCCGGCCGGCGACGGCCCGGCGCCCGGCCGCCCGCGCGGCGCTCCGGTGGCCGCCGCGCGCTTCAGGCCGGCGCCGCGACGCGCGCCCGCGTGCCCGCCCGGCGACGGGCGGCGGGGCGCGTGTCCACGACGAACAGGTGCTCGCGGTTGCGCGCCGGCCCGGGCGTTCCGACCTTGCGGCCGGCGCGGTCGTGGATGCCGATCTTGTGTCCGATGTAGCGCGGGTGCTCGATCCGCTCCTCGCGCACGCGGCCGCGCGCGCCGAGCAGCGCGCGCAGCTCGGCCGGCGCGAGGAAGCCCTCGTCGCTGAACGACACGACCAGCCAGCGCGCCCGCACGCGCGCGAGCACCTCGCGGAAGGCGGCGGGCATGAGCCCGCGGCGGTTGAACGCGCTGCCGCGCGTGCGCACGTCCATGCGCTTCTTCGCCACGCCGTAGACGGCCGGCCGGTCCCAGCGGACCAGCGACTCCCAGACGTGGTAGTTGCCCAGGTAGCTGTGCTGGTTGTAGGGCGGATCGAGGTACGCCACGTCGGCCTCGAAGCGCGCGGCAGCCTCCGCCGCCTCGAGGCACGACGCCGAGCCAGGGCCCGCGAGCAGCTCGGGCACGCGCAGCTCGAGCGGCGCGAACGAGCGCGGCGCCCAGCTCTTGAGGTAGGCCATCTGCAGGCCGACGGTCGAGTCCACCCGGTCGGCGGCCTCCATCAGGCTGGTGAGCGCGATCGCCTCGAGCGTCGGGTCCAGCGCCAGCGCGCGGATCCGCTCGCGAATGGCGTCCACACGGGCGCCGTTCGCGGGCTGCAGGTAGCGCGAGGCGACGCAGTAGGTCTCGGTGAACCAGCCCGGGTGCGGCGGCACGGCGTTCAGCTCGGCCACCACCTTTTCCGCGCGCCCGTGCCAGCGGCGGGCGTCGGCGCCGACGTAGCAGGCGGCGAGGGCGTGCGCGTAGCGGTTGTGGTCGTTCGCGTGCACCCGGAACGCGTGGCGCTTGAGCGCGTGCCCGACGCGCGAGGTGCCGGAGAACAGGTCGAGCACCGTCCGCGCGCCGGCGCAGGACTCGATGGCCGCGACGATGCGCGGCACGAGCAGCCGCTTGCTGCCGATGTACTTGATCACGCGGACCGTCTCCCCGGCCGCGGGCACCCTGCGCGCGACTCGACGGGCCGCAGCGTAGCGCAGCGCGCCGCGCGGCGCGCGGGGACTTGCCCCTCGCCACCGCGCTCGGGCAGAGTGCCCGCGCCATGAACGCCCGAACCGCCACCACCGCGCGCCCGCCGTTCCTCGCTCCCGACCGCTGGCTGCAACTGCTGCTCGTGTTCGTGATCGTCGCGCCGCTGGCCGAGCTGCTCCACTGGAGCCCGCTCGCGGTGTTCGCGTTCAGCGCGCTGGCGATCGTGCCGCTCGCCGGGCTGATGGGCGAGGCGACCGAGAAGCTGGCCTCGCGCCTCGGCGAAGGAGTCGGCGGACTGCTCAACGCCACGTTCGGCAACGCCGCCGAGCTGATCATCGCGCTGGTCGCGCTGCAGCGCGGGCTCTACGACGTGGTCAAGGCGTCGCTCACCGGCTCGATCATCGGCAACTCCCTGCTCGTGCTCGGGCTGGCGATGGTGGCGGGCGGGGCGCGGCGCGAGAAGCAGACGTTCGACCGCTCGGCGGCCGCCGCGTCCTCCACGCTGCTGCTGCTGGCGGCGATCGCGCTGGTCGTGCCGGCCGCGTTCCATTTCGTCAATCAGGGCGCCATCGAGAGCGGCCGGCTTTCGATGGCCCGCGAGACGGCGCTCGAACGCGACCTGTCGCTCGAGATCTCGGTCGTGCTCATCGTCTCCTACGTGCTGAGCCTGTTCTTCACGCTGCGGACGCACAAGCACCTGTACACCGGCGGCGCGGCCGACCAGGCGCACGCGCCGGTGAACGTCGGCCGCGCGGTGGCGACGCTGGTGGTCGCGACGGCGCTCATCGCCTGGATGAGCGAGCTGCTGGTCGGCGCGGTCGAGGCGGCCTCGCACGCGCTGGGGCTGACCGAGGTCTTCGTCGGCGTCATCGTCGTGGCGGTCATCGGCAACGCCGCCGAGCATTCGACCGCGGTGCTGGTGGCGATGAAGAACAAGATGGACCTGGCGCTCAACATCGCCATCGGCTCCAGCATCCAGATCGCGCTGTTCGTCGCGCCGGTGCTGGTGTTCGTGTCCTACTTCATGCCGCACGGGCCGATGAACCTGCGCTTCAGCCCGTTCGAGGTGCTGGCGGTGATCACCGCCACGTTCATCGTCAACATGGTCGCGGCCGACGGCGAGTCGAACTGGCTCGAGGGCGCGATGCTGCTCGCCGTGTACGTCGTGCTCGGGCTGGCGTTCTACTTCCTGCCGTAACCCGGAAGGCCGGCGGCCCCGCCGGCCGCGAGCGCGGCCGGCGCCCCGCGCTTCAGGCGGCTTCCGTCTCGGCGCCGTCGCTCTCGCTGCCGACCGTGTGGACGAGCGCGTCCAGCGCCGGAGGCCACAGGCCGGTGCCGCGGTCGCGCTCGACCCAGCGCAGCGCCTCGGCGGACGAGAGGCCGTGCCGGTAGGGGCGCGGCGCGCTGAGCGCGTCGTACACGTCCGCGACGGCGAGCACGCGCGAAAGTTGCGGGATCTGCTCGCCGTGCAGGCCCCGGCAGTAGCCGCTGCCGTCCAGCCGCTCGTGGTGCGAGGCGGCGGCGAACGCCAGCCACTCGAAGCCGTGCACGTGCTCGAGGATGCGTTCGGTGTGGAGCGCGTGCATGCGCATGACCTCCCACTCCGAGGGCGTGAGTGGGGAGGGCTTGTCGAGAATGGTGTTGGGCACCGTGAGCTTGCCCAGATCGTGCAGCAGCCCGGCGCGGCGGACGTCGGCGATCGTCTCGGCGTCCCAGCCCAGGCGCGCGGCGATGGCGACGGCGAGGTTCGTCATGCGCTGCGAGTGCGCGCCCGTGAACGGCGACTTGGCGTCCACGATCTCGGCGAACACCTCCGCGATGCGGTCCATCGCCCGCGGGCCGGCGAGCAGCGCCGCGCTGCCCGGCTCGGCGTCCACGACCGCCTGCTTGAGCGGCCGCGTCTCGAGCGCGCACCAGCCGGCCAACTCGCGCTCCATCCCGGCGCAGGCGGCGACCACGAGCGGGTCGAACCAGCGGCCGGCGCGCTCGCGCACCACCGCCAGCGCGCGCGTCGCGCCGCCGCGCATCGCGAACACCTCCAGCGTCTGCGAAAGGGTCAGGATGCGCGCGACGATCGGGATCTCGTCGCCCGAGAGTCCGCGCGGGTGGCCGCGGCCGTCCCAGTGCTCGTCCAGCGCCCGCACCGCTTCGGCGGCGCCGGCGCCGAGCCCGAGCCGGGTGACGATCTCGGCGCCGCGCCGGCAGCGCGTCTCGACCAGTTCGGCGGCCAGGCGCGGTCCGCCGCGGGCGAGCTTGGCGATGCGGCTTCCGCGTGCGAACCACGAGCCGCCGGGCGCGGCGTGCGCCATGGCGTAGAACGCCGCGCGGAAGTAGTTCGACCAGTCCACCCGCATGCGCGCGCCCTTGGTCATGCGGTCGTCGCCGCCGAAGAGCGAAAAGACGCGCGCGGCGTTCGACGAGCAGCCGGCGTCCTTGAGCAGCGCGGCGTAGTAGAGGTCGCGCCGCAGCTGCAGCGGCAGCCCGAGCCGCCCGCCGAGCTCCATGGCGATCAGGCTCGTGCGCAGCGCGTGCCCCATGGGCTGACCCTCGGTGAGGTCGAGCGCGAAGGACAGCGCCGCGAAGACGTCCGAGACGGGAACGCGCTCGGGCGCCGGGGTGCGCGGACGGATGGTCACGCGGCGGTTATCGGCCGCGTCGGACCGCCGATTGAGAGGGGGGCGCCCGCGACCCGCGCCTGCGGGGTGGCGCGGCGCGGGTGCGGCCTATAGAATTCCGCCGGCATCCACCGACAGACCGCCGGTGCACCGGCACCCGATGTCCTTCCGCGCCGTGCCACGGACATCGCCCGGGCCCGTACCGCACAGCTCTTGATCCGGAGTTCCCGATGGTCCCCGAGCCGTTTCGCGCCCCCGCGGCGCGCCTGACGTTGCTGCTCGCCGTCGCGCTCTGCCTCGCCCCCGCCCCCGCACGCGCGCTGAAGGTGGCGACCTGGAACCTGCTCGACTACCAGCCCACCACCATCGCCTCCCGGCAGGACAGCTATCGCATCGTCATGGACGGCCTCGACCCGGACGTGCTGATCGTTCAGGAGATGAACGGCTCGTCGGCGTCGCGCGACTCGTTCCTCAACAACGTGCTCAACGTGGTCCGGCCCGGGCAGTGGACGGGCGCCTGGCTGCAGCTCGGCACCGAGGGCGGCGCGATCTTCTGGAAGCCGGCGAAGGTCAACGTCCAGAACATCACGTCCGTCGCCACCGGAGGCCCGCGCCCGGTGCTGGTCGGGCTCGTGAAGCCCGTCGGCTACCTCAAGAACCCCGGCTGGTTCCGCATCTATTCGGTGCACCTGAAGGCGGGGACCGCCACGCCTTCGACGAGCGATTCGACCACGCGCCGGCAGGAGTGCACCAGCCTGCGCACGACGCTCAACAACCAGGTCACCACCGTCGTCGGCACCAACTTCATGATCGGCGGCGACACCAATTTCTACGGTTCCTGGGAGGGCGGCTACCAGCGACTGATCGAGCCGCAGCTCGACGACGACGGCCGCGGCTACGACGTGCTCGACATGCCGGGCACCTGGAACAACGCCGCCTACATCCCCTACCACACGCAGAGCCCGCGGGCTTCGCTCGGGGGCATGGACGACCGCTTCGACCTGTTCCTGTACTCGCGCAGCGCCTACGACGGGGCCGGGCTCGACGTGCTGCCCTCCACCTACCTGGCCTACGGCAACGACGGCCAGCACTACAACCAGGACATTGACGGCGGCGGCTTCAACAACGCCGTCGGCCTGACCATCGCGACCGCGCTGCGCGTGGCTTCCGATCACGTGCCGGCGGTCTTCGAGCTGCAGCTGCCCGCGCGCGTCGCGGCGGCCTCGCAGCTCGCCTTCGGCGACGTCCTCGTCGGCGCGTCGGGCGTGACGCTGCCGCTGGCGGTGAGCAACCCCGGCACCGTCCCGGCCGAGGCGCTCACCTACTCGCTCGCCGCGCCGGCCGGCTTCACCGCCCCGGCGGGTCCGTTTTCGGTCGCGGCCGGCGCGCCGGCCGACGTGCAGGTCGTCGGTCTCGACGCCGCCACGACCGGCGTCAGGGCCGGGACGCTGGTCATGAGCACCAACGCGCCCGACTCCCTCACCAGGAACGTGCTGCTCTCGGGCCGCGTGCTCGCGCACGCGTCGGCCTCGCTCGACTCGAGCGCGGTCGTCACCTCGGGAAGCCTCGATTTCGGCTCGCATCCCGCGGCCGGGTTCGCCGACCTCGGCGTGCGCGTGCACGACCAGGGCTGGAACGCGCTGCAGGCGCAGCTCGCGGTGACGGCGGCGAACGTGACGGGCGGGGACGGCCGCTTCTCGCTTCCGGGTTTCGCGCCGGCGACGCTGGGCGCGACCGGCCGGACGTTCGCGGTGCACTTCGACCCGGCCGGCGCGGTCGCCGACTCGACCTACGAGGCGACGCTCACGTTCACGACCGCGGACGAGGCGCTGCCGGGCGCGCAGCCGGCCGCGCCGCTGTCCGTCTCGCTGCAGGCCCGCGTGCTCGGCAGCACCAACGGCGTGCCGGGCGGTTACGCGCTGCGGCTTTCGCCGCCGCGCCCCAATCCCACCCGCTCGGGCGCGGAGCTCGACTTCGAGCTGCCGCGCGAGGCCCGGGTGGACGCCGCGATCTTCGACCTCTCCGGCCGCCGGGTGGCCACGCTCGCGGCCGGTCCGGTGGGTGAAGGGCACCACGTCCTGCGCTGGAACGCCCGGGACGACGCCGGCCGAGGGGTTCCGGCCGGGCTTTACTTCGTCCGCTTCAGCACTCCGGGCCTGACCCGGGTCCAGCGCCTCGCGCTCCTGCCGTAAGGGTTGCCGTCACCCCTCGTCCCGGGGTGGCGGCCCTTCCGGGACGGCTTCACCCGGCGGCAGCGCCTCGAAGCCGGCGCACTCCAGCACCGGCAGCCGGGGGTAGCGCGGGTAGCGCGGATCGTCGCGCGAGCGCATGCACAGGCTGAATTCGCTGCGCGGCGTGCGGACGAGGCGCGCCCAGCGGCAGCGGCCGCAGAGGCCGGTCCGGGCTCCTGGTTCGCGGGTCATGCGCTCCCTCCTCGTGCGCCGGACCGGGCGGCGGTGTCGGCAGGACCGACACTTTTTCCGGAGGACGCCCGCCGCCGGGCGCGGCTTCGGGACGTCCGGCCGCCCCGAACCGTTGCCGTGCTTCGGGATGGCGCAACGAACTCGGGATTGGCCCGGCGCTTGCAAACTACCACGGCGTACAGGGGCAATGGCACGCAGCCCAAACAACTCCCTCACCGCCGGACTGCCCGAGGAGATTTCGTGATGAAACGGTGGCTTCTCCCTCTCGCGTTGCTCGCTCTCATGGCCGCGCCCGCCTTCGCCCAGGATCCGGAAGGCTCCGTGGACGATCCGGCGACCTCGACCAGCGGTGGCGGCGGTTTCCAGGACACGCGTCATCACCGCGGACGCGGTGGACGCGGCGACCGTCCGGTCGCGCCGGTGCCCGAGCCGGGCACGATGGCGCTCGCCTCCATGGGACTGATCGCGCTCGGCGCGGCGGCCCGTCGCCGGGGCGGCAAGTAGTCGAGCGAAGCGTTTTCGAGCGACGCGCCTGTCCCCACGGGTGAGTTGCTCCGGACGTCAACGACCAGCTGACCCCTGCAGGGGCGGCGGCGGGATCCCGATCCCGCCGCCGCGTCCGTTTTTTGGGACCTCGCGCCCGGCCCGACTACACTCACCGCCCATGTCCTCGACCCGCCCGCACCCGAAGCCGCTCCCCCGGCGCGACGCGACGCGACGCGGCGCGCCCGGAGCCGGGGCGCTGCTGCTGAGCGCGCCCGCGCCCGCGGCCTCGCGGTGGCTGGACCGGCTGGCCTGGGCGCTGGCCGCGGCCTTCGGCGTGCTCGTCCTGGCCATCCTCCTCGGGCCCCACCGGGTCGGGGACGTGTTCACCGAGACCGACTTCTACGGCGCCTACGGCCTGGACGCGCGCGCCCTGCAGGCCGGGCACCTCGATCCCTCGCGTTACGGCGTCGTCGGGCCCGTCCACGAAATGGCGCTCGCGCTGCTGGGCTTCGTGGTGCGCGACCTGTTCCTCGCCGCCGAACTGCTGTCGGCCGCCTCGATGGTCGCGGCGCTGCTGCTGTGGCACCGCATCGCCCGCGAGCGCGCGGGCGCGCTGCCGGCGTTGCTCACGGTCGCGTTCCTCGCGACCAACGCGCAGTTCCTGCGCTACGGCTACGCGGCGACCACCGACGCGCTGGCGCTGGCCGTGCAGGCGGGCGCGCTCGCGCTCCTGCTGACCGGCGCGCCGCGGCCGCGCCGGTTGTTCGCGGCCGGCGCGCTGGCCGGTCTGGCGTTCCTGACCCGCTACAACGCCGTCGCGCTGCTGCCGGCGGGCGCGCTGGCGCTGGCGTTCGGCTGGGCCGGCGTGCGCGAGGGCGGCCCCCCGCGCGGACGCGCGGCGCTGCTCTTTTGCGCCGGCTGGCTCGCCCCGGTCGTGCCGTGGATCGCGATTTCGCTCGCGAGCGGCGCCACGTTCGCCTTCCAGCTCCACCACAACATCGCCTACGACGTGTTCGCGCGCGCGAAGGGCATTCCCTGGGACACCTACCAGCGCGATCTGGAGCCGCAATTCCCGACGCCCTGGTCGGTGATCGCGCGCGATCCGGCGGCGGTGTTCGCGCGCATGGCGTCCAACGTCGGCGAGCACCTGATGCTCGACGCCCGCAAGCTGACCGGGATGCCGGTCGCGATCGCGGCGCTCGCCGGGCTGCTGTTCGCCTGGCGCGACGGTTCGCTCGCGCGCCTGCGCGCGGTGCTGCTCGCGGGGGCGCTGCTGTTCCTCGCGCTCGTGCCGGCCTTCCACAACGAGCGCTGGTCGCTCGCGACGCTGCCGGTCTGGGCGCTGCTCGCGGCGACGGCGTTCGGCTCGCCGCTGCTGGCGCTGGCGTGGCGCACGGGCCCCCCCGGCGCGGCGGCGGGCGGCCGGCTGTGGCTCAAGGCGGTGCTCGCGCTCGTGCCGCTGGCGCTCGCGGCGAAGGTGTCGCTCGCGGTGCAGAAGCGGGTCTTCGACCAGCTCCCCGTCGAGGTGCTCGAGATCGCGCGCGAGGTCCGGCCGCTGCTGCGCCCGGGCGACCGCGTCATGGCGCGCAAGCCGAACTTCGCCTGGCACGCGGGACTCTCGCCGGTCGCGTTTCCCTTCGTGGACTCGCTTTCGCAACTGGCGGCGGCGGCGCGGCGCGGGCACGTGCGCTGGCTGTACTTCTCGTGGCCCGAGGCCGAGATGCGGCCGGACTTCTCGTACCTGCTCGACACGACGTCGCATGTCCCCGGTCTCACGCCGCGCGCCGTGACCGAGCACTGGCCGGCGGTGCTGTACGAGATCGGCCCCGGTTTCGGGCGCGACCCCGCGTGGCTCACGGACGTACGCGAGCATGCCGTGCACCGGGCGCGCGCCCAGGTCGCGATCTCGAACGTGGACTGGATGGCGCGCCTGGTGCTCGCGACCGACGAGCAGGCGAAGGGACGCTTCGAGGAAGCCCAGCGGTTGCTCGATCAGGCGGCGCGGATCGCGCCCCGGGAGCCCGACGTGCTCCTCGCGCTGGGCGACAACCTGCTGCGCACCGACCGGCCGGCCGAGGCGGCGGAGACCTTCGACCGGCTCGAGTCGCTGCGGCCCGGCGATCCGCGCACGCGCATCGGGCGCGGCTGGGCGGCGGCGCTCCAGCACCAGGACGCCGACGCGATGGCCCTGTGGGCGCCGGTGGTGTCGTTCGCCAGCGACGCTGCTACGCTGCGCCGCATGCACCAGCTCTTCGTGGCCGCCGGCGACCGCGGCTCGGCGGCCGAGGCCGCGGCCCGCATGCGCGCGCTGGGGATCGCCCCGTGAGGCGCGCCGCCCTGCTCGCCGCCGCGCTGTCGTTCGCGCTGCTCGCCCCGCTGGCCGCGGCCGGGTCGAAGAAGCCGCGCGCGCCCCGGCTGCCGCCCGCGCCGCCGGTGGCGGATTCGGTCACGGTCGGGCTCTGGTCCATGGACGAGAACGGCGGCCCGCTCGTTTCCGACTCGGGACCCTTCCGGCTGCGCGGCACCGCGGGCGGCGACACGCGCACGGATTTCGGCCGCTTCAGGAGCGCGCGCGTCTTCACGCGCTCGCAGCAGTCGTTCGTCGTCGTGCCCCGCAACCCGGTGCTCGACGTTCCGCACGGGTTCACGATCGAGGCGTGGGTGCAGGCGAACTCGCTCTCGGACTACGAGCTCGAGGTCATCGCCGCGCGCTGGTCGCCCGTGCCCGGGGAGCAGAGCTGGGTGCTCGGCGTCGCCGGCCTGAGGCAGGCGTACCCGATCGTGCCCGCGGGCGCGCCCGGAATCTTCGAGCGCGTCGTCGCCGACCAGCCCGTGGGCCGGTTGCTGTTCGTGATGCAGCCCGCGCAGGCGGCGGCGCCGGTCGCCTTCGCGTCCGGCGGCGCGCTGCCGCTCGGGCGCTGGGTGCACGTCGCCGCGACCGTGGACGGCCAGGCCGTGCGGCTGTATCTCGACGGCCGTCTCGATGCGCAGTACGCCACCGGCCAGACCGTGCGCGGCAGCTTCGCGCCGCTCGTCTTCGGCAACCTGGTGGACGAGCGGCGGCTCACCGACATCGGCGGCCCGCTGCAGATTGACGGCACCTCGGACTACTCGCCCTATTACGGCTTCGACGGCGTCATTGACGAGGTGCGCCTCTCGAACACCGCGCGGACGCGGTTCGAGAGCCTCGATTCGCGCTGAGCGCGGAGCGGCGCGGGACGGACTTCGTGTCCGTGCCCGCACGCGCGGACGCGACCCGGCCCGGTCGAACGGCCGCCTCTCGTCCACGGGGTTGCCGGCCCGCGCACGCCGTGCGCATGGCGCGGCCACCGCGCGAACCGCTAGCCTTGAAGCGTTCGGTTCCGCCCCCGCACGCGCCTCCGCCGGAGCACCTCATGCGCCTCACGCCGTCGCTGCTCGCCGCCCTCGCACTCGCCACCGGCGCCCCCGCCGACGCCGCGACCACGCGGCTCGTCGCCCAGCTCGCGGCCGCGCCCGGCAACGCGGCGCCGACGGCGCGCGGGCCCGCCGACGCGGACGCCCGCGCGCGCGCGGGGGACGCGGCGATCCGGTTCGCCGCGCCCCGCCTTGCCGCGCTCGGGCTGAAGCTCTCGCGCCGGCTGCTCGACGGTCTGCCCGCGCGGGCCGCGACGCTGCCCGCGCGTTCGGGCGAGGCGCTCGCGCTCGGCGCCTTCGCGCCCGGGCGCATCGTGCTGCTCGAAGCGCCCGACGAGGCGCGGGCCGAAGCGGCTCGCCTCGCGCTCGCCGACGGCGGCGCCGTGGACTGGGTCGAGCCGCTGCGCACGCGCGCGCTGCAGCTCGAGTCGTACGCGCCGGCGCCGGCGCGCGGGCCCTGGCCCGCGCGAGCGGCGCTGCTCGATTCGCTGCCCGACGATCCCTACCTGCGCAACAGCTGGCAGTGGGGGCTGTGGAACGAGGGGCCCGCCGGCGCCTACGGCGGCCTCGCGCGCGCCGACGTGCACGCGGCCGAGGGCTGGGCGCTGTGCGTCGGCGACGACGCGCTCAAGCTGGCCGTCGCCGACACGGGCATTGACCCGGCGCAGCCCGAGCTGGGCGGCCCGCTCGCGGGCGGAGGTCCGCGCATCGTGGACGCGATCAACCTGACCGGCGAGCCGGTGCCGGCGATCACCGACTCGTTCGGCCACGGCACGCCGGTCGCCGGCGTGATGGCGGCGCGCAGCAACGACGGCCCGCACTTCACCGGCGGCGGCGTCGCCGGCCTGTGCGGCGGCGACGGCGCGACCACCGCCGGCTGCCGGATCGTGCCCATCAAGATCTCGCCCGGGCATTCGGGCGAGGCGTCGTCGTTCGACATCGCGCGCGCCATGATCCACGCCGCCGACGTCGGCGCGCGGGCCATGAACCTGTCCTTCGCCGGCCCCGGCAGCAGCCGCATCGAGCGCCTGGCGCTCGGCTACGCGCTGACGCGCGGCTGCGTCGTCGTCGTGGCCGCCGGCAACAAGGGCGCGAGCAAGCCCACCGAGCCGCAGTACCCGTCGGCCTACGCGGCCGAGGGCCTGTGCATCCAGGTGGGCGCGAGCTCGCCGTTCGACGAGCGCGTCACGTTCTCCTCGTACGGCCCCGGCCTCGACCTGATGGCGCCGGGGGTCAACGTCTGGACGACCTTCATGACCTACCCGAGCTACTACGGCGCCACCTACGACGGCTACGTCGCGGCTTCGGGCACGTCGTTCGCCGCGCCGTTCGTGGCGGCGGCCGCCGGGCTGCTGGCGAGCGCCCGGCCGGAGCTGCTCGACACCGACTTCCAGCGCGTGCTGCGCGAGAGCGCCGACGACATCGGCGCGCCGGGCGTGGACGCCGAGACGGGCTGGGGGCGGCTCGACGTCGGCCGGGCGCTGTACGCGGTGCGGCCGCAGATCGCGATCTGGCACGACGAGGTGCACGCCGACTCGCTCGTGCCCGGGGGCTCCGGCCTGCTCGAGATCGGCGAGAGCGGCCCGGGAACGCTCGACCGCTTCCGCGGCAGCGTGCGTGCGACGCGATGGGCCGCGTACGCCACCGTCACGGTGCCCGACTCGATCGCGGACTCGATCCGCGTCTGGCCGCGCGTCGGCGGCACATTCGCCGCGCGCGGCGACTTCCGCCTGCCCTACTTCGCCGCGACCGCCGAGGTGGTGGCGCGGACCGCGCGCACGTTCACGCTGCGCGGCTGGCTCTATCGCGCCGACGAGGACACGACCGCCGACGGCTGGATCCCGCTGCCGCCCGAGTACGTGCGCTTCGGCTTCAGCGTGCTCGGCCGCGCGGCGCGCGCGCTGCCGTCCGGCGCGGTCGTTCGCGGCGGCGGCGCCGTGCCCACGCTGCGCGCCGGGCCCAGCCCGTTTCGCGGCGCGCTCGAGCTGCGCGCGCCGGGACAGGGCCGGATTTCCGTGCTCGACGCGGCCGGGCGGCTCGTGCGCGCGTTCGACACGCGCGACGGACACGGGCGCTGGGACGGCCGTGACTCGGGCGGCCGCG
This window of the Candidatus Eisenbacteria bacterium genome carries:
- a CDS encoding DNA adenine methylase, giving the protein MIKYIGSKRLLVPRIVAAIESCAGARTVLDLFSGTSRVGHALKRHAFRVHANDHNRYAHALAACYVGADARRWHGRAEKVVAELNAVPPHPGWFTETYCVASRYLQPANGARVDAIRERIRALALDPTLEAIALTSLMEAADRVDSTVGLQMAYLKSWAPRSFAPLELRVPELLAGPGSASCLEAAEAAARFEADVAYLDPPYNQHSYLGNYHVWESLVRWDRPAVYGVAKKRMDVRTRGSAFNRRGLMPAAFREVLARVRARWLVVSFSDEGFLAPAELRALLGARGRVREERIEHPRYIGHKIGIHDRAGRKVGTPGPARNREHLFVVDTRPAARRRAGTRARVAAPA
- the cax gene encoding calcium/proton exchanger encodes the protein MNARTATTARPPFLAPDRWLQLLLVFVIVAPLAELLHWSPLAVFAFSALAIVPLAGLMGEATEKLASRLGEGVGGLLNATFGNAAELIIALVALQRGLYDVVKASLTGSIIGNSLLVLGLAMVAGGARREKQTFDRSAAAASSTLLLLAAIALVVPAAFHFVNQGAIESGRLSMARETALERDLSLEISVVLIVSYVLSLFFTLRTHKHLYTGGAADQAHAPVNVGRAVATLVVATALIAWMSELLVGAVEAASHALGLTEVFVGVIVVAVIGNAAEHSTAVLVAMKNKMDLALNIAIGSSIQIALFVAPVLVFVSYFMPHGPMNLRFSPFEVLAVITATFIVNMVAADGESNWLEGAMLLAVYVVLGLAFYFLP
- a CDS encoding HD domain-containing protein; protein product: MTIRPRTPAPERVPVSDVFAALSFALDLTEGQPMGHALRTSLIAMELGGRLGLPLQLRRDLYYAALLKDAGCSSNAARVFSLFGGDDRMTKGARMRVDWSNYFRAAFYAMAHAAPGGSWFARGSRIAKLARGGPRLAAELVETRCRRGAEIVTRLGLGAGAAEAVRALDEHWDGRGHPRGLSGDEIPIVARILTLSQTLEVFAMRGGATRALAVVRERAGRWFDPLVVAACAGMERELAGWCALETRPLKQAVVDAEPGSAALLAGPRAMDRIAEVFAEIVDAKSPFTGAHSQRMTNLAVAIAARLGWDAETIADVRRAGLLHDLGKLTVPNTILDKPSPLTPSEWEVMRMHALHTERILEHVHGFEWLAFAAASHHERLDGSGYCRGLHGEQIPQLSRVLAVADVYDALSAPRPYRHGLSSAEALRWVERDRGTGLWPPALDALVHTVGSESDGAETEAA
- a CDS encoding T9SS type A sorting domain-containing protein, with the protein product MVPEPFRAPAARLTLLLAVALCLAPAPARALKVATWNLLDYQPTTIASRQDSYRIVMDGLDPDVLIVQEMNGSSASRDSFLNNVLNVVRPGQWTGAWLQLGTEGGAIFWKPAKVNVQNITSVATGGPRPVLVGLVKPVGYLKNPGWFRIYSVHLKAGTATPSTSDSTTRRQECTSLRTTLNNQVTTVVGTNFMIGGDTNFYGSWEGGYQRLIEPQLDDDGRGYDVLDMPGTWNNAAYIPYHTQSPRASLGGMDDRFDLFLYSRSAYDGAGLDVLPSTYLAYGNDGQHYNQDIDGGGFNNAVGLTIATALRVASDHVPAVFELQLPARVAAASQLAFGDVLVGASGVTLPLAVSNPGTVPAEALTYSLAAPAGFTAPAGPFSVAAGAPADVQVVGLDAATTGVRAGTLVMSTNAPDSLTRNVLLSGRVLAHASASLDSSAVVTSGSLDFGSHPAAGFADLGVRVHDQGWNALQAQLAVTAANVTGGDGRFSLPGFAPATLGATGRTFAVHFDPAGAVADSTYEATLTFTTADEALPGAQPAAPLSVSLQARVLGSTNGVPGGYALRLSPPRPNPTRSGAELDFELPREARVDAAIFDLSGRRVATLAAGPVGEGHHVLRWNARDDAGRGVPAGLYFVRFSTPGLTRVQRLALLP
- a CDS encoding PEP-CTERM sorting domain-containing protein, which gives rise to MKRWLLPLALLALMAAPAFAQDPEGSVDDPATSTSGGGGFQDTRHHRGRGGRGDRPVAPVPEPGTMALASMGLIALGAAARRRGGK